One Sphingomonas sabuli genomic region harbors:
- a CDS encoding phospholipase D-like domain-containing protein: MARARKPIIAQIADHRLEVIETGSGRLKVLLELIGAAETSLRIVMYMFDDDRAGKAVRDALIAAGERGVAVNLLVDGFGSSSADPEFFAKLDGAGAKYCFFHPSYGRRYLIRNHQKLIVVDDKTVLLGGSNIDSEYLKDTGPGHWRDLWLRLDGPQARNAGRYLELVIGWSHRKKAKIRSLRRIVAEQSTSRGPLQWKFSGPVSRRNSWWRSIGRDIGKARQLDMIFAYFSPPSAMLRRIGAVGSRGRARIVTAAKSDNTTTIAAARNCYSRLLRRHVEVYEYEKSKLHTKLVIVDDVVHIGSSNFDYRSLYLNLEVMLRIKDKGFADEMRRYFERELKDSRWITAQVHKQRANPWLRIKWAIAHFLMTVTDYSVTRRLNLG; the protein is encoded by the coding sequence ATGGCCCGAGCGCGCAAACCGATCATCGCCCAAATCGCCGATCACCGGCTGGAAGTGATCGAAACCGGCTCGGGACGGCTCAAGGTCCTGCTCGAACTGATCGGCGCGGCCGAGACCAGCTTGCGCATCGTCATGTACATGTTCGACGACGACCGCGCCGGAAAGGCGGTGCGCGACGCGCTGATTGCCGCGGGCGAGCGCGGCGTCGCGGTCAACCTGCTGGTCGACGGTTTCGGATCGTCCAGCGCCGACCCGGAATTCTTCGCCAAGCTAGACGGTGCGGGGGCCAAGTATTGTTTCTTCCACCCGTCCTACGGGCGGCGCTACCTTATCCGAAATCACCAGAAGCTGATCGTGGTCGACGACAAGACCGTCCTGCTTGGCGGCTCGAACATCGACAGCGAATATCTGAAGGACACCGGCCCCGGCCATTGGCGCGACCTGTGGCTGCGGCTGGACGGCCCGCAGGCCCGCAACGCCGGCCGCTATCTCGAGCTGGTGATCGGCTGGTCGCACCGCAAGAAGGCGAAGATCCGTTCGCTGCGCCGCATCGTCGCCGAACAGAGCACGTCGCGCGGGCCGTTGCAGTGGAAGTTCAGCGGTCCGGTCAGCCGGCGCAACAGCTGGTGGCGGAGCATCGGCCGCGACATCGGCAAGGCCAGGCAGCTGGACATGATCTTCGCTTATTTTTCCCCGCCGAGCGCGATGCTGCGGCGGATCGGCGCGGTCGGCAGCCGGGGCCGAGCGCGGATCGTCACCGCGGCCAAGTCGGACAATACGACGACCATCGCCGCCGCCCGCAATTGCTACAGCCGGCTGCTTCGGCGCCACGTCGAAGTTTATGAATATGAAAAGTCGAAGCTGCACACCAAGCTCGTCATCGTCGACGACGTGGTCCACATCGGCTCATCCAACTTCGATTACCGCAGCCTCTACCTCAATCTCGAAGTGATGTTGCGGATCAAGGACAAGGGCTTCGCCGATGAGATGCGCCGCTATTTCGAGCGCGAGCTGAAGGACAGCCGGTGGATCACCGCACAGGTCCACAAGCAGCGCGCCAATCCGTGGCTGCGCATCAAGTGGGCGATCGCGCACTTCCTGATGACCGTGACGGACTATTCCGTCACGCGCCGGCTCAACCTTGGCTGA
- the rpoZ gene encoding DNA-directed RNA polymerase subunit omega, whose product MARVTVEDCVDKVPNRFDLVLLAAQRARQISGGADLTLDRDRDKNPVVALREIAEPTVKPKDLEEAIVGNLQKVRIDEEDETDELASLSESAEALRLTAAAPPRPAPSGGDYE is encoded by the coding sequence ATGGCGCGCGTTACTGTTGAAGATTGCGTAGACAAGGTCCCGAACCGGTTCGACCTGGTCCTGCTCGCCGCCCAGCGTGCGCGGCAGATTTCCGGCGGTGCCGACCTTACGCTCGACCGCGACCGCGACAAGAATCCGGTCGTCGCGCTGCGCGAGATCGCCGAGCCGACGGTCAAGCCGAAGGATCTTGAGGAAGCGATCGTCGGCAACCTGCAAAAGGTTCGCATCGACGAGGAAGACGAGACGGACGAGCTGGCGAGCCTGAGCGAATCGGCCGAAGCGCTCCGCCTGACCGCCGCGGCTCCGCCGCGTCCGGCTCCGTCGGGCGGCGACTACGAATAG
- a CDS encoding winged helix-turn-helix transcriptional regulator, whose product MESRAGADIGAFRDAALSCPIPAAVELIGEKWAFLIVRGAFNGLRHFEEFQAGLGIARNILSDRLAKLVAGDILKRASDPSDRRKVVYSLTEKGESLMPVMLAIRQWGEEWCQGEPDIVLADAASRRPIRRIRVFAEDGRELKLGDLVWLSRAEAETPAERAA is encoded by the coding sequence GTGGAAAGCAGAGCCGGCGCCGACATCGGCGCGTTTCGCGATGCCGCGTTAAGCTGCCCGATCCCCGCCGCGGTCGAGCTGATCGGCGAAAAATGGGCCTTCCTGATCGTTCGCGGTGCCTTCAACGGCCTGCGCCACTTCGAGGAATTCCAGGCCGGCCTGGGCATTGCCCGCAATATCCTGTCCGACCGGCTGGCCAAGCTGGTCGCCGGCGACATCCTCAAGCGCGCGTCCGACCCGTCCGACCGCCGCAAGGTGGTCTATTCGCTGACCGAAAAGGGCGAATCGCTGATGCCGGTGATGCTGGCGATCCGCCAATGGGGCGAGGAATGGTGCCAGGGCGAGCCCGACATCGTGCTGGCCGACGCGGCCAGCCGCCGCCCGATCCGCCGCATCCGCGTCTTCGCCGAGGACGGCCGCGAACTGAAACTGGGCGATCTCGTCTGGCTCAGCCGAGCGGAGGCCGAGACCCCGGCCGAACGGGCCGCCTGA